The following DNA comes from Hahella chejuensis KCTC 2396.
GTTCGCCTATGTGTACCAACGCAACGGCGAGCGGCTGCTGAACTTTCGTGAAGAAGCTTCCGGCATTGGCGACGTCCGTGTCGGTTACTCACAACAGTTGCGCTTCTGGGAACAGGATTGGCTGGCGCAACTGGAAGTAAAAGCGCCAACCGGAGACGCAGACAAACTCACTGGCAGCGGAGCCTGGGATCTCTCGGCAGGAATAGGTTGGGAAGGCGCGGTAGCAAGCCCTGAACAACGCTTTATTCCATTCGCCGGAGCCGCCGTCAGCTACCTTGGCGATAGCGACCTCGACCTTGCGCCATTACAAAAAAACTGGGCGCTGTCCCTGCGGGCCGGCGGCCATTGGCGCGCCTTGCCTTACCTCACCCTAACCGCACAGATAGACAGCCATTCAGGGCTTTACCACAGCCAATTACGCGAGTTAAGCAATTTCTCGTTGCAGTTGACCACCGGGGGACAAATAGCCCTTAGTGATTCACTGGTATTGAATATTGCTATCGCAGAGGACCTTAACACCACCATCACACCAGACTTTGTCGCCATTCTAGGCATGACCTACGGTTGGTGACTTATTAATAGCCAGGCCGTCAGATAACCGGTTATTAATTTGAGCCGACATTCGCCTGTGGTTAAGATGTCGGCTTGTCGCCTTTAGCGCCTGAGGGCGTATTTCCGCAATCCGCTACTTGTTATTTCGTAGATGGACACATTCCGCAAACGGAAGTTCGCCGGAAACTTTTTCTCAGAATGATTAAACCAGGAGCAACCATATCCATGAGATTTTTAGGGCTTAACGCGGCTATCGGCGCCGCCGCACTGTTGGGAGCCAACATCGCAACCGCTTCCGAACTAGACTTCAACATTGGCGATGAGTCCGTTAACGTGCAGGTCAATATGTTGCCGCAATCCAGAGATTTCGAAACAGGCCTTGGCTACCTGTACCACAAAGGCGGCGGTCACCTGCTCAACGGCGATCTGCATGCTCGGGGACAAACCGCCATCGGCAACCTGCCGACTACTGTTGGAATTGGCGCCCAACTCGACGTTTTTACCGAAGGTGACGTCGACGGCTCAGCCATTGCATTAGGCGGCTACGCGCACATCAAGATTCCCGCCGTCCCTGGATTGGGGCTCAAAGTAGCAGGCCATTTCGCGCCATCCATCACGTCCTTTCAGGACGCCGAGCAGTTCTCCCGTTTTGACGTAAAAACCACCTATCGCGTTATTCCCAACGCCGATATTTATCTGGGATACCACGTCATCAAAGCGGACATTGAACGAAATAATGACATCACGCTGGATGAAGGTTTGAACGTCGGATTCGCCTTGCAATTCTAGTCTCTGTAGAAAGCTTATCGCTTTCACCTGGACAGTCTCCCGCCGCAGAAGGCGCCTCTTCGTCTTCTGCGGTGATTTCTTCCCTTCCATCCCTGCGCCTCTCCGGCTGGGACTGCTTCACAGAATCCTCATACCAGGGTTTTCCGCCCTCCGTAAAAACCCTTAGACTAGCCGCAACAGCCTCAATAAGAATCAACAATGGAATTGCCTATGTCATTGCGCGAGCTGAAAAAAATTTCCGGGCTCCTGCTGCTTGCATCCGTACTCTCCGCCTGCGGCGGCGGCGACGAATCTCTTGATGGCGCCGGTGGTTATACACCGCCCAAGAACGACAACAAAGTTGATCCTCCCGCTGGCGACGCCAGTGGAGAAACGCCACCCGACCCCATTGACGCCAGACAAGTCAATGTCGCAGTGCTCGCCACCCCAGGCATGCAAGAAGCCACGGTCGCACAGAAAATATTAAACGCTTTTCTGCCGGCTTCGGCCTACGCCATCTCCGCAGGAGACAAAGTTGCAGCCAACCTGAGCGTCCAACAGCTGGATTATCGCGGCAATGTCATTTCCGGCGGTGTGATATCAAGCAATGACTATTCCGTCAATCGCTCCAGCGACGGCAGCTACACCATCACCTTCGACGGCTCTATTCCTCAGAGAATTGACTTGGTTATTGCCGCGGAGCTCAGTAACGGCTCAGTGATTCGCACCGGCCTGCCCAACGCAAACAAAGGGATACTGATCACCGCCGCGTCGGAATATGCGGTCAGAGACTTCTTTAGCAGCCTGAGTTCTCAGGCCGAGCTTGACGGCATGATGCCCTGCAATGACGGAGGGGACTCCTGTGGTTCACAAGCAGCCGCGCGCATGCTGAACTGGGCGGCGTTGATGAACGGGGTGCAGGATTTTGAAGTGACCCTGCCGGACAACGCAGATCTGGAAGAAACGATGGCGTTTCTTGGCGACAACGAATTATTTGACGACTTCGTCGATCAGTTCATCGCCACCATTCGCGAAACAAAGATCGACGGCGCAACCTCAACCAGCATTGCCCCCGTACTGGAAAACAGAGCTGGGCTGTATAACTCCGTTTTATTCGCCGCCGGCTTGAATCAAGGCTTGCCCAACGGCTCCCCAACCGTTGTGTTCTCTAACCGTATCGCCACCATCAAAACCAACACGTCCGCAGAGGTCACCACTTACTCCTACCCCATCGCCAGCTTCACCGCCACCGTATTGGGCATTATCAATAACATTATCGTCGAGCAGGTCCCCTGGGAGCGTCATAGCCTGACGCAAGTCTCCGACGACGTTTTTAACCCGGGGGCGCAAGCAGAAGAGGACGATATCAACGCCCATGTCGGCTCAACGTTGACCTACCTGTCCCCAAGCGGCTTTTTCGATATGGCGCGTCTGCAAACGCAGTTCATTACCCGGGAGGACAGCGTCAGCCCCACCGGCTGGCTGACCAACCCCTTCTACACTCGTCTGTACACGACGAAGTCGACCAACGACGACAGCACATCCTCACCTTCTATGGCCTCCGCCTACCTAAGCGATGGATTTGCGATTGAGCTGGCCGCTAAATCAACTGGAGGATATAGCCGCGAGCTGACGCTGGAAAAACTAAATACTTTCGGCTGGCTTTTCCACAGCCGGCAATCTTCAGATTTCAGTACTTCCGTTATAGACGGCGGCGACTATGGCGTGATCAGCCTGCGACAAAAACTCGATACAGACCCGGTTATGTCTGTCACTGGCACCATTCACCACTGGCAAGCGACGTCGAGCAATATTGCGCAAACTCAACCCGCTCCGGTTGCTGGCGATCCCGACATTTATCATACCTATCAGATGAGCCGCAGCGCCGACGGCTCCGCGTCCGGCGTAGGCGTATCAACGGAAACCCCAGAGTCTCTGGCGCTGGAGCGACTGCCCACTATCAAGTACAACAATGACGACAAAGCCTATGAAACGCAGTACACCGGACGTATCAAAGCGGGCGCGGCAACTGGGGTCAGTGATCCTTCCGGCAATGTACTGTCGTTCAATATCGACAGCGAAACGGAAGGCCAAGGCATCATTCATGCTGTAAGGCTGTCGGACACTGACATCAACTACACCGGCGCAAGCTATGTGTTGTACGGCAATAGCTTCGGCATCAGCGCAGGCGCAACAGTGTTCGGGAATCACAACCTCTCCACCTTGACCTTCGACGACGCCTCTGTCGCCACCTTACACCTGAACGAACGTCGGGTAACGCAGACCATTGGCAGCCAAACGCTCAGCGATATTGAAAATCACGATGGGGACTACTCTCTGACGCCACAGGCGTCTCCAGCCGCCAATACTGGAGCCGACAGAAACCTTCTCAAGTTGGATTTCACCGACCCGCAACCCGCAGGCGGAGAAACGCTGACAATGGAAGGATTCGCCGCCAGCGGCGGCAATCTGCTGGTGTTATTAGTCCGTTACGGTGACCGTATCGGGCTGGTATACGGCTTCAAGCAACAAGCGTTAACCGCAAATTCAGATTAAACGACGACTCCCGCCCCTGCTCTCCGCACTAATTGCGCGGGGAGCAGACATTACCGCCCACTACCCCAAAGTGTTGAATCAGCTAAACTAAATACGCACAATAAAATCTGCTCGCAAAAACGATGGGTAGTACATGAAGAATTACCGCAGTTATGCCGTTATTGCCTTTAGCGGCGCTTTGGTTTGGCTTTTTACATTTTCGCTCTGGTATGACTTACATGCTCTAGTAGTTAAGGAAGATAAGAAAGAGCTCAAGCCTCAAAACGTCAACCTGACGCCAACAGCCCCACTTCCGGATTTCAGCAGTTATCAAGATGTCGGAGAAAAGAAAGAGGCTTTTTTCTCTTATTTGTTGCCTCTGGTGCAACAAGCCAATCGACAAATCAAGGAAGAGCGTCAATTCATCCAAAAGATGCAGCGTCAGACTACTTTCTCCACTGAAGACACCGCACGCCTGCAACGCTTGGCGGAAGCCTATCGGGCGCCATTTGATAACGCTTTTAATAACGACTTTTTCAAGCTTATGCTACGCAGAGTGGATACCATCCCCCCCTCTCTGGTGCTGGCGCAAGCCGCCAATGAATCCGGCTGGGGCAGTTCCCGCTTCGCCCGTGAAGGCAACAACTTGTTCGGACAATGGTGCTTCAAACCTGGATGCGGCATAGAACCCGCGCAAAGAGCCTCTCACCTGAAACACGAAGTGGCGCGCTTCGATACCATCTATCACTCTGTGATGAGCTACATGCGCAACCTCAACCGGAATCTGCACTATATCGATCTCCGCAAGACCAGAGAAAAGCTAAGGGCGCAAGGACTCCCTGTCACCGGGCAAAGCCTGACTCCAGGTCTGGCGAAGTATTCTACCCGGGGAGAAGCCTATATTGCAGAAATACAGGGACTGATCCGCGCCAATGACTTGGAAAAGTATGACCAACCCAGTGACGCCGCAATGCTTTGATTATTCAGGCTTTCCAGATGAAAATGCAAGCGTTGGTTATTTAATTCAGAATTTGCTGGCGGGGTTGCGTAAAATGAAATGGATTCCATCCGACTATGGGACAAACTATGAGTATCAATCTAGCCCGTAACCGCTTCTCCGAGCCCCCCCGTATTGAATCGGAAAATCATCCGCCGGTTTCTGGCGCCCGGCTGTGGAAAAAGGTGAGCGCAGCCGCCTCCGCCGCTGGCGTCACCACGGTAGAGCATGCATTGACGCTCTATTACACCGCCGCATCGCCTAACACGCCGATGTGGTGCAAAACGGTCATCTACGGCGCTCTGGGGTATTTCATATCGCTTATAGACGGGATTCCCGACCTGACCCCGATCCTGGGTTACACCGATGACCTTACGGTCATGGCGGGCGCCATCGCTACTATCGCCGCGCACATCACACCAGAAATACGACATCAGGCGCAGGAAAAAACAGCGGTCTGGTTTAAAACCGATAAGAAGCATTCATCTCAGCAAGGGAGTAATTGATGGCGGCATCGCACGTAAACTGATCCACACTGCACAAGAATCGGGGCGACTCGCCCGCTGGAAAATAAACGCCGAAAAACGCGACAGGCGACCTACATATTCGCCTGGATAAGCAAAATTCAGATTTCCTGAAAACACAATAACGAGATATTTCGACTAATGTTGAGCTTTCTTCCACATTGGCTACGGGGCGTTCTAGCCGTCCTCTTGATCCTGCTTTCAACGACTATTTTATTTCCTTTCGTACTGGCGCTGGCTTTTATTAAGCTGCTGATACCGGTTAGCGCCTTGCGTAAACACTGCACTATTGCGCTGATAGGCATCGCTGGACTGTGGATCAATATTAATAATGGGCTGTTGTATCTTCTTCATGACATCCAGTGGGATGTGAAAGGCGATGGCGACCTCAAACCTGATGACTGGTATCTGGTAACCTGCAATCACCAAACCTGGGCCGACATCCCCATTGTACAGAGAGTGCTTAACGGCAAAGTTCCAATGTTGAAATTTTTCCTTAAGCAAGAGCTGATTTGGGTACCGTTGATCGGCGTAGCCTGGTGGGCGTTAGACTTCCCGTTTATGAAGCGCTACACCCGAGAACAGGTTGAACGCAATCCCGCCTTGAAAGGCAAAGATCTGGAAACCACAAAAAAAGCCTGTGAGAAATTTAAATACACTCCCGTTACCGTATTCAATTTCCTGGAAGGGACACGTTTCACCCAGGCCAAACACGATCACCAGAAGTCGCCCTACAAGTACCTGCTAAAGCCCAAGGCCGGCGGCGCTGCGTTTGTCTTAGGGGCGATGGGAGAGCATTTGCATACGATGCTCAACATCACCATTCACTACCCTGGAAAGGCTCTGGGTTTTTGGGGATTGGTCTCGGGGCAGATCAAAAAGGTGGTGATCCGTATTGAAAAAATCCGCATTCCCGATCAGTTTCTGAGTCGAGACTATATGAACGATGCTGAGTTCCGCTCAGAATTTCAGGAATGGATTGCACAACTATGGAGAAAGAAAGACGAACAATTAGAGCAGCTCCACCGGCAATACGCGTCATGAAACCAGCAACGCCTGGCTCCATGCGCTTTAAAGCTATGCTCAATTATTCACGCTATTAATCAGGCAAACAAATAGCTTCCTTCTATTTGTCTGCAACGACAGGGCCTGCACAGGTCAGGCCCTGTCTCCCGCGGCTAACCGCGCATGACGCGCTTACTTCCTTCCCGACCGTCTCAACGCTGCGGGAGTAAAGTCCTGAGAGCTGGCCTCCAAATTGAACTCATATCCCTTTGGCTCTTCATTGGTTAAGCCCAGAGCCAGATAGCGTCCGGAAAGCAGGTCATATAGGACTTCTGCGGAGAACCAGGAAATCTTCTGATCGTAGAAGTAAACATGGTGCCCTTCCGCAACGCGCCACAGTTCGCCACGGCCGTCATAATGATCCGCCAAGCCAATTTGCCAAGTATCCTCGTCAACATAGAAGACGCGCTTCGCATAGATATGTCTGGAGCCTGGCTTCAGTGTGCCCTCCACCACCCATACGCGGTGCAATTCGTAACGCGCCATGTCCTGATTCAAATGACCAGGCTGCACCAGCTCGGAATATTTCACTTTTTTCGAGCTGAGATCATATGCGTTGTAGGGCAAATAGATTTCTTTCTTGCCCAGCACTTTCCAGTCATAACGATCCGGCGCGCCGTTGAACATATCGAAGTTATCGGTGGTGCGCAGACCGTCTGATGCGGTGCCAGGACCATCATAGGCGACCTGAGGGGCGCGACGCACGCGACGCTGACCTTCGTTGTAGATCCAGGCGCGACGAGGCTCCTTAACCTGGTTCAGTGTTTCATGCACCAGCAATACGTTACCCGCCAGTCGCGCTGGGGACTCAATTTCCTGCTTGAAATAGAAAATAACGTTGGGGTCCGCGCCGGACTTATAGTCAGACAACGAACTCACATAACTTAACTGCTCGGAAAAAATAACTGGCGTGAAATCGCCGTTCGCCAATGGCGTCACCTGCGCCACGCGTCGACTCAAAGAGCCGCCGCGCCAGCGGGTGATGTGGTTCCAAATGATCTGCTTGGCCTGCTCGGAAGAGCTACCGCTCAAGATAGGAAACGCCACAGCCATCTGGTAGTCGGTGATGCCGTTGCCGTCCGCGACCAGCTCTACAGAAGTCGCGTTGTGCTTCGCCGCATCATAGACCTTTTGATCGTAAGCGGAAGTGCGATGGGTGGGATATACCTTAATCTTGTAGCTGCCGGGGTATTTCTTCAGCATCGCCATCTGACCGGCGGACAGGTGATCTTTATACTGGTCCGCATTGGACGCGCTAATCACGAATTTGGGCTTTTCCGCCGCGAACGGATTAATGTAATCAACGCCGTCATAGCCAGCAGGAATGGTCTTCAACCCACCCTCCCAAGCCGGAATGGTTCCGTCAGCATTACCCGCTTTTTCCGCACCGATGGGCGTCAAAGTATCGCCCAATTTAGACGCTTCGCCCGCTGGCGCCTTGGCCCAGGCGAGTGAAGACGATATCGCCAACGCTAAAGCGCTGAGTTTTATTATTGCATTCAATCTCATTGAGGCTACCTCATAAACCCTTAATAACTTAACTAAACCCTAAAATGATACCGATACGCTTGCAGAAACGTTGTCCCGGTCATTGAGGTAATTGTACGGCTCGCCCCCGAAGAAATTGGTGTAGCCAATGGAGGCGGAATATTTATTCAAATAGACGCCTTTCAGAGTCAGGCCTACCGCTTTAGAGCCTTCTTTAAACGGCGCTCCGGGCTCCGGCGCATACCCTTTGACGTCATGACTCCACGCCAATGACGGCTCTAGGTTAATGCCTGCAAACACATTGGGATAATCCAAGGTGAAACGCATACGGTAGCCCGCGGAGAAGTCAGTAACAAAACCTTCATTCTCACAAAAGGAAGGATTGAGATTTACATCGTCGCAGCTTGCTCCTGAATCGTTGACAACCGGCCCGGTACCATAGGTGCTGTCCCGACCTAAGCGGGAATCATTTGGCAAGTCATGCACAAACACCGCTCCAATTTCAGAAACGAATGTCAGCCTGCTTGCTCCGAGGACCTGATCGATAAACTTGATAAAGGTTACCTGAGCTTGCGTTACCGCGAACTCTTCATAACCCTGTATAACATCGCCAGCGGAATCGTCAGCATCGTAAAAAGCGCTGTAAGGCTGATTCTTACTTGCGGCCGTCAGTTCAAAAGTGTTTCTCTGAATTGGCAAATTTGGGCGGTAGGTTAACTCCCCCCCAATAGACCAGCCATTATCCGTGCTGGTATTAAAGCTGACGCCAAAAAGCTGTATATCTTCAGGGAACTCTATAAAGTATTTGGCGCCGACGCCGCTTGCGCCCTCTCCTTTAACGAATGAGGCGTATGGCAGTCTGCTATGGTAATTAATGTAATAAAAACCAAATTCAGTATCCCCCAGATCAGCGGCATACCACCGCACCGCCAAACCGTATTGACCGTTATTATCAGCCTCCCGGTCTCCAAGCCTTTCATTCACTAAAGCGCCAGTACCAGCATCAAGATTAATTACCTGTGATTCAGGAAACTGAGCCAGAGTATTAATTCCACCACAACCATCAGGACCTGAGTCGCTATTGGAAAAGAAAGTTCCGCAAGGGTCCGCTTCGGCTTTCTCCCATTCAATCTGGTAAAAGAACTCTGTCGTAAGGTCTTCAGTTAAGCCCACCGATGTATAGAACATATTGACTGGGAGCAATACATCCTTGACTTCGGCCCCTGGCGCCCGAGCGGCTGAGGCGTCTATCGGATTGATAATATTCACGCCGCCAAGGATAAATGTGCTTTCCCCCCAACTGACTACCTGCCGTCCCAATCTAGCGTTCACTGGCGTATCGCCAAAGTACCAGTCACCCCAGACATACGCGTCAAGAAAGCGCACGTCTGCGCCCGCCTGCTCCAACGCCTGATCGTTCAATGGCCGTGTCTGACCGACTTCATCATACGCCCGGCCTTCATCCATTAACTCTTTGTCGTAGAAGTAGCGCAAACGCGTAAAGCCGCCGTAGTCGCCATAGCGCAACATTAAATCAGAGGTGCCCTTGATAATTTTTGAGTAAGTCTCGCCTTTCTTAAAGTTCCAGTTGCCGTTGTCGCTATTGTGAGAGGAAGCGGCATCTGAGTAGGGCCCTGCGCAGCTAGCGCCTTCACAGCGCCCCTGGTTGCCAGGACTCAACTGATTCTTATCGCGATCGGATATCCGCCAGCTTGCTCCGGCGGTAAGGGTGGTGTCCAGCGAGCCTTCAATATCGCCCAGATAAAATTGAAACGCCTGCGCCGGAGCAGAGATTGTCGCCGCCACTGCGACGGCCAACGGTAATTTGGTCCACTGACGCCAACGTTTATTTTTATTTATCATCGAACGCTACTCCGTTATTTTTCTTAGATCTTCATGCCATGCAGGAAGACGTTCTGTGTAAACCCAATTTTTTGTTTTATTGTCGACCTCTAGAAGATGTAAAAGACGTGAAAACACGGCGGGATCTTCTACGATGAAAGTCTCATACACTATAGACGCTAATGCCCGGATTCACCAACAGTCTAAATAAAAAACGCAAGTTATGAAAAAATAAGAAAGTTATGGCTTTTATCCAGGATTTTCAGGACGTAAACAGTTATCAAATTCGGCCCGGTTTTACATGGGTGTTTTTTACGGTATTCACGTTATATAAGAATTGCTAAACAGGTCTCATTACTCACTCTGTATTCTATCTATTTATACGCTCGCCCTAACGAAAAAGTATCCCGCGCAGCCACGTTGCATTTGCATCGTAAGCGAGACATGATGAAATCAAGGTCAGACGGTTTCGCCGTCAACGAAAAATAAAAGATACACACCAAAAACAATAGGAGAAAAACATGAATGCGAGAGAGGTCGTAATTGTGTCTGGAGCCAGAACGCCAATGGGCGGTTTTCAGGGCTCCCTGAGTTCATTGACGGCTGTGGAACTGGCTGCGGCGTCTATTAAAGAAGCCATATCCCGCGCCAACCTGCAGCCTGACGACATACAGGAAGTCATCATGGGCTGCGTTCTTCCCGCAGGCTTGAAGCAAGGCCCCGCGAGACAGGCGATGCTGGATGCGGGCATCCCCAATTCTACTGGCGCCACCACCATCAACAAGTTGTGCGGCTCCGGCATGAAAGCCACGATGCTGGCGCATGACCTGATCGTCGCAGGGACCAATCAAGTCATGATTGCCGGCGGTATGGAGAGTATGAGCAATGCGCCTTACTTGTTGCCAAAGGCGCGCTCAGGCTACCGCATGGGCCACGGCGAAGTAAAAGACCACATGTTCCTCGACGGATTGGAAGACGCCAAAACCGGGCGCCTGATGGGTTCATTCGCTGAGGAAGTCGCCGGTAAATTCGGCATCACCCGCGAACGTATGGACGATTTCGCCATCAGATCGTTAAAGCTTGCCCAGGAAGCGATTGAAACCGGCGCGCTGAAGGACGAAATTGTTCCTGTCACAGTGTCGACGCGTAAGGGAGATGTCTTAGTAGAGCATGACGAGCAGCCAGGCGCAGCCAATCTTGAAAAGATCCCCACGCTGAGACCCGCATTCCAAAAAGATGGCTCCATCACCGCAGCTAACTCCAGCTCCATCTCCGACGGCGCTTCCGCTATGGTTTTAATGAGTCGTGAGGAGGCTGACCGGCGCGGCGCGAAGCCTTTCGCCAGAATCGTCGCTCACAGCACGCACTCCCAGGCGCCCTCAGAGTTCACCATCGCGCCTATCGGCGCCATTCAAAAAGTACTACAGAAAGCGGGCTGGTCTAAGGACGAAGTCGATCTGTTTGAAATCAATGAAGCTTTCGCCATGGTGACAATGCTTGCGATTCAAGAGCTGGGCTTGGACGGAGAGAAAGTCAATGTATTCGGCGGGGCCTGCGCCCAGGGACACCCCGTTGGCTCAACCGGCTCGAGAATCATTATTACCCTGATGCATGCGTTGAAGCGTCTCGGCAAGAAGCGTGGCGTAGCGGCGCTCTGTATCGGCGGCGGCGAAGCAACTGCTGTCGCCATTGAGCTTGTCTAAACCGAAACAGTTCGTGTGATGTAGAAAGGGGCCGCATACGGCCCCTTGCAGAATTTGAGGAAAATCAGGGACGGTGCGGAGAAGCCAGGTATTCCTGAGATTGCATTTCCAGCAATCGACTCTCTGTTCTTTCAAATTCGAACCTGAGACGCTCGCCCTGGTATATCTCGTTAATTGCAGCGGCGGCGGAAATAATCACCTTCACGCGGCGGTCATAAAACTCATCCACTAAGTTAATAAATCTCCGCGCCTGATCTTCTTTATTCGCCTCAAGTGTTGGGACGTTGCTTACGAGCACGGCATGAAACTCACGGGCCAGCTCTATGTAATCGTTCTGACTGCGGGGACCATCGCACAGCTCTTTAAAGTCAAACCAGATAACGTCATCCGCCCGACGTATGGCGTTCAGCTTGCGGCCATTAATCAGAATATCGGTTTGATGCGCCCCTGCTTCCACAGCCAAACGTTCATAGCTTTGCGCCAGGCTCAACTGAGCCTCTTCATCCAAAGGATAATGATAGAGCTCCGCCTGCTGTAGCGTTCGCAGGCGATAATCCGTGCCTCCGTCGACATTCACCACTTCCGTATGCTGATTCAACAACGCGATTGCCGGCAGGAACCGTTGCCGTTGCAGGCCGTCTTTATACAGCCCGTCAGGCACAATATTGGATGTGCAAACCAATGAAACTCCCCGCTCAAACAACGCTTCAAGCAAGGTGGCCAGGATCATAGCGTCGCCAATATCGGTGACAAAGAACTCATCGAAACAGATGACCCGCGCTTCACGGCTAAAATTATCTGCGACAATCTCTAGCGGATTCTTTTCCCCTTTAAGCTGCTTCAGCTCCTGATGCACCCTTTGCATAAAACGGTGAAAGTGCACGCGCATTTTGCGCTTGAAGGGTAAACACTCATAAAAAGTGTCCATCAGGTAAGTTTTGCCACGCCCAACGCCGCCCCAGAAGTACAAGCCTTTCTCGGGAGTCGTATCTGCTTTGGTCAGCCCGATTTTCCGCGCCAGGCGCTGTATACGACTGGCTTGAAGACGTTTGCTTTCCGCCGCTGTCAGACGTTCAAACAACACCTGCAGTTTTTCAACCGCCATTTCCTGAGCGGGGTCATAGGAAAAATCCTGGCGTTCGAGATCTTGTCGATACTTTTCAATAGGAGTCGTCACTGCCTGACTCGCCTCACTGATAAATGATGTTCAAGTCGCCAACTCATTATATTGACATGGCAATGATATTGGCATGTTAACAATCAGGCGCATGGATACGCCTGCGCGGCGGCTAGCCGCGGGAGACAGGGCCTGACATGTGCGGGACCTGTCTGCCTGATTAATAGTTGGCCGAAATTGGGCGCTTATTTTGCCTTTTTCTAGACATATTGACTACATGGGTAGGGGATATTCCCGATCCCTTCACACATGGCGTCGTTGCGAGGGACCTGTGCGACCAAAAGCTACCTGCCGGCAATGGAAATCGAAACGCTTTTGTCGGTATACTAACTCACTCCTCCGGTTCACAATTCCTTGCAAATTTAAGTGTTGAAAGAATTATGGGATCTACCATTGTTATAGCGGCGGTAACTTTTCTGGTCGGTTTAGGCCTGGGCGTTCTGCTGCACAAGCTGTTGCACTCTGAAACCGCTAAAAACCGGCGTTTGGAACGCCAGATCGATCATCTGCAAGATCAACACACCCGCTATCAAGCGGAAGTTGCTGAGCACTTCTCTCGTACGGCGGAAATGCTGGGCAAACTCAACGCCAACTATCGCGACATATTTAATCACCTGGCCGTCGGCGCCGAACGCCTGTGTAGCGACAGTGAATTCAAATCCCTGGTGTCATCCGCCACGCCCTCACTATCCGTAAAGCGCAAAGAGGGCAAGAGCAAAGTCGAGGAAGAATCGGTCTTTG
Coding sequences within:
- a CDS encoding YkvA family protein; this encodes MSINLARNRFSEPPRIESENHPPVSGARLWKKVSAAASAAGVTTVEHALTLYYTAASPNTPMWCKTVIYGALGYFISLIDGIPDLTPILGYTDDLTVMAGAIATIAAHITPEIRHQAQEKTAVWFKTDKKHSSQQGSN
- a CDS encoding DUF3187 family protein, coding for MTSLKKITYGIVPPCVCVLLSSHAMALSPTPFEVGNFSPLAQTFGLPSIQTALNTAPSGFEISLQHATANTYVTHENINEISYFDGEVAITSLSLRWRFTNDAELTLRAPYVDHSKGLWDDFIYDWHEWFGLPQGGRTQDANDQFAYVYQRNGERLLNFREEASGIGDVRVGYSQQLRFWEQDWLAQLEVKAPTGDADKLTGSGAWDLSAGIGWEGAVASPEQRFIPFAGAAVSYLGDSDLDLAPLQKNWALSLRAGGHWRALPYLTLTAQIDSHSGLYHSQLRELSNFSLQLTTGGQIALSDSLVLNIAIAEDLNTTITPDFVAILGMTYGW
- a CDS encoding acyltransferase: MLSFLPHWLRGVLAVLLILLSTTILFPFVLALAFIKLLIPVSALRKHCTIALIGIAGLWININNGLLYLLHDIQWDVKGDGDLKPDDWYLVTCNHQTWADIPIVQRVLNGKVPMLKFFLKQELIWVPLIGVAWWALDFPFMKRYTREQVERNPALKGKDLETTKKACEKFKYTPVTVFNFLEGTRFTQAKHDHQKSPYKYLLKPKAGGAAFVLGAMGEHLHTMLNITIHYPGKALGFWGLVSGQIKKVVIRIEKIRIPDQFLSRDYMNDAEFRSEFQEWIAQLWRKKDEQLEQLHRQYAS
- a CDS encoding YfaZ family outer membrane protein, whose product is MRFLGLNAAIGAAALLGANIATASELDFNIGDESVNVQVNMLPQSRDFETGLGYLYHKGGGHLLNGDLHARGQTAIGNLPTTVGIGAQLDVFTEGDVDGSAIALGGYAHIKIPAVPGLGLKVAGHFAPSITSFQDAEQFSRFDVKTTYRVIPNADIYLGYHVIKADIERNNDITLDEGLNVGFALQF
- a CDS encoding glucosaminidase domain-containing protein; amino-acid sequence: MKNYRSYAVIAFSGALVWLFTFSLWYDLHALVVKEDKKELKPQNVNLTPTAPLPDFSSYQDVGEKKEAFFSYLLPLVQQANRQIKEERQFIQKMQRQTTFSTEDTARLQRLAEAYRAPFDNAFNNDFFKLMLRRVDTIPPSLVLAQAANESGWGSSRFAREGNNLFGQWCFKPGCGIEPAQRASHLKHEVARFDTIYHSVMSYMRNLNRNLHYIDLRKTREKLRAQGLPVTGQSLTPGLAKYSTRGEAYIAEIQGLIRANDLEKYDQPSDAAML
- a CDS encoding DUF1302 domain-containing protein; amino-acid sequence: MINKNKRWRQWTKLPLAVAVAATISAPAQAFQFYLGDIEGSLDTTLTAGASWRISDRDKNQLSPGNQGRCEGASCAGPYSDAASSHNSDNGNWNFKKGETYSKIIKGTSDLMLRYGDYGGFTRLRYFYDKELMDEGRAYDEVGQTRPLNDQALEQAGADVRFLDAYVWGDWYFGDTPVNARLGRQVVSWGESTFILGGVNIINPIDASAARAPGAEVKDVLLPVNMFYTSVGLTEDLTTEFFYQIEWEKAEADPCGTFFSNSDSGPDGCGGINTLAQFPESQVINLDAGTGALVNERLGDREADNNGQYGLAVRWYAADLGDTEFGFYYINYHSRLPYASFVKGEGASGVGAKYFIEFPEDIQLFGVSFNTSTDNGWSIGGELTYRPNLPIQRNTFELTAASKNQPYSAFYDADDSAGDVIQGYEEFAVTQAQVTFIKFIDQVLGASRLTFVSEIGAVFVHDLPNDSRLGRDSTYGTGPVVNDSGASCDDVNLNPSFCENEGFVTDFSAGYRMRFTLDYPNVFAGINLEPSLAWSHDVKGYAPEPGAPFKEGSKAVGLTLKGVYLNKYSASIGYTNFFGGEPYNYLNDRDNVSASVSVSF
- a CDS encoding DUF1329 domain-containing protein encodes the protein MRLNAIIKLSALALAISSSLAWAKAPAGEASKLGDTLTPIGAEKAGNADGTIPAWEGGLKTIPAGYDGVDYINPFAAEKPKFVISASNADQYKDHLSAGQMAMLKKYPGSYKIKVYPTHRTSAYDQKVYDAAKHNATSVELVADGNGITDYQMAVAFPILSGSSSEQAKQIIWNHITRWRGGSLSRRVAQVTPLANGDFTPVIFSEQLSYVSSLSDYKSGADPNVIFYFKQEIESPARLAGNVLLVHETLNQVKEPRRAWIYNEGQRRVRRAPQVAYDGPGTASDGLRTTDNFDMFNGAPDRYDWKVLGKKEIYLPYNAYDLSSKKVKYSELVQPGHLNQDMARYELHRVWVVEGTLKPGSRHIYAKRVFYVDEDTWQIGLADHYDGRGELWRVAEGHHVYFYDQKISWFSAEVLYDLLSGRYLALGLTNEEPKGYEFNLEASSQDFTPAALRRSGRK